In the genome of Pseudarthrobacter sp. IC2-21, one region contains:
- a CDS encoding ATP-binding cassette domain-containing protein, protein MNANQIDQQTLLHNETDPLTHTPVHLLSLEGVGKHYGNIIALSDVTMAVDNGRVTCVLGDNGAGKSTLIKIIAGLHQHDEGVLNIMGEERKFSSPRDALDVGIATVYQDLAVVPLMPIWRNFFLGSELTSGFGPFKSLDVQQMKDITKKELADMGIDLRDVEQPIGQLSGGERQCVAIARAVYFGAKVLILDEPTAALGVKQSGVVLRYILQARDRGLGVIFITHNPHHAFPVGDRFLLLKRGKSIGYYDKKDITLDELTAQMAGGAELAELAHELEQLGGHNEALKEVQAEVADVTDASHESTTKRH, encoded by the coding sequence ATGAACGCCAATCAGATCGACCAGCAGACCCTGCTGCACAATGAAACGGATCCGCTGACCCACACCCCGGTCCACCTGCTCTCCCTGGAGGGCGTGGGCAAGCACTACGGGAATATCATCGCCTTGAGTGATGTGACCATGGCGGTGGATAACGGCCGTGTCACCTGCGTGCTGGGAGATAACGGCGCCGGGAAGTCCACGCTGATCAAAATCATCGCCGGCTTGCACCAGCATGACGAGGGCGTGCTGAACATTATGGGTGAGGAACGGAAGTTCAGTTCGCCCCGTGATGCCCTCGACGTCGGGATCGCCACGGTCTACCAGGACCTGGCCGTGGTGCCCCTGATGCCGATCTGGCGGAACTTCTTCCTCGGTTCGGAACTGACTTCCGGGTTCGGGCCGTTCAAGAGCCTGGATGTCCAGCAGATGAAGGACATCACCAAGAAGGAACTCGCGGACATGGGCATTGACCTGCGGGATGTGGAGCAGCCCATCGGGCAGCTCTCCGGCGGTGAGCGCCAGTGTGTGGCGATTGCCCGGGCCGTGTACTTCGGTGCGAAGGTCCTGATCCTGGACGAGCCGACGGCGGCCCTGGGTGTGAAGCAGTCCGGCGTGGTCCTGCGCTACATCCTGCAGGCCCGCGACCGGGGCCTCGGGGTCATCTTCATCACCCACAACCCGCACCACGCCTTTCCCGTGGGGGACCGGTTCCTGCTGCTCAAGCGCGGCAAGTCAATCGGCTACTACGACAAAAAAGACATCACCCTGGACGAACTCACCGCCCAGATGGCCGGCGGTGCCGAACTCGCCGAACTCGCCCACGAACTCGAACAACTCGGCGGCCACAACGAGGCACTCAAGGAAGTCCAGGCCGAAGTCGCCGACGTCACCGACGCCAGCCACGAAAGCACCACCAAGCGCCACTGA
- a CDS encoding sugar phosphate isomerase/epimerase family protein — MTPTPGLVASCWTSAGNVAPLTKPETSPVPIAERLAAIASTGWAGFGLAHDDLAAARATLGLPALRSLIDDAGLRHVEVELLTDWWDEGLAPRWRPQFDLLLEAAEVLGARFIKVGTTIGEPLDDLDFLVEPLRRLTAEAASRGTRIALEPMPFSMVGNVPTAADLMRKVDMPGCGLVVDYWHVFRAGTTLEQLSASLQADQIFGVELNDAAAEVRGTLFEDTRDNRRLCGEGDQDVTGFIRALNTLGFQGPWGVEILSAEHRALPLGEALQAAYATTLACFPAESPE, encoded by the coding sequence ATGACCCCCACCCCCGGACTCGTCGCGTCATGCTGGACCAGCGCCGGCAATGTGGCCCCGCTGACAAAGCCCGAGACCAGTCCCGTGCCCATCGCCGAACGCCTTGCAGCCATCGCATCCACCGGGTGGGCCGGCTTCGGGCTCGCCCATGACGATCTGGCCGCCGCGCGGGCCACCCTGGGTCTTCCGGCGCTCCGAAGCCTTATTGATGACGCAGGGCTCCGCCATGTAGAAGTTGAGCTCCTCACGGACTGGTGGGACGAGGGCCTCGCTCCGCGGTGGCGGCCGCAGTTCGACCTCCTCCTTGAGGCGGCGGAGGTGCTCGGCGCGCGCTTCATCAAAGTGGGTACCACCATTGGCGAACCTCTGGACGACCTCGATTTCCTGGTGGAGCCCCTCCGGCGGCTGACGGCTGAAGCCGCGTCGCGGGGTACGCGCATTGCCCTCGAACCAATGCCCTTTTCGATGGTGGGGAACGTTCCCACGGCTGCTGACCTCATGCGGAAGGTGGACATGCCAGGATGCGGCCTGGTGGTGGACTACTGGCACGTCTTCCGTGCGGGGACAACGCTGGAGCAGCTCTCAGCGAGCCTTCAGGCGGACCAGATTTTCGGCGTCGAACTCAACGACGCGGCAGCGGAAGTCCGCGGCACTCTTTTTGAGGACACGCGGGACAACCGTCGCCTGTGCGGCGAGGGCGACCAGGATGTCACGGGGTTCATCCGGGCCCTGAACACCCTTGGCTTCCAGGGCCCATGGGGCGTGGAAATCCTGTCCGCGGAGCATCGCGCCCTTCCCCTTGGGGAGGCGCTGCAAGCGGCTTATGCCACAACCCTGGCCTGCTTCCCTGCGGAATCCCCAGAGTAG
- a CDS encoding substrate-binding domain-containing protein: MALAIVPLLTLAACSAGGGKTEPASTGGGGQVAGTDRIKVALITHAEAGDTFWDIVRKGAEEAAAKDNVEILYTNDSEAGRQAQLVQQAIDQKVDGIAVTIANPGAMKDVMKKAADAGIPLVSFNAGGDVSAQLGAFTHFGSNENLAGEAVGSKLAADGYKHPICVIMAQGQVQLEQRCAGVKAKVPATEILYVDGKDMTSVQSTATAKLQASKDADVIIGLGAPYTVTLLKAVTDANSSIKVASFDLNPALAQAINDGKVLFTVDQQPYLQGYLAVDAVWQNKRGGFKVGGGQAVLTGPAIVDKSNISDVLKYVQQGIR, encoded by the coding sequence ATGGCCCTCGCCATTGTTCCGCTTCTGACGCTGGCGGCATGCTCGGCCGGTGGCGGCAAGACCGAACCGGCATCGACCGGGGGCGGCGGCCAGGTCGCCGGCACGGACCGCATCAAGGTGGCCCTCATTACCCATGCCGAGGCGGGCGATACGTTCTGGGATATCGTGCGCAAGGGTGCGGAGGAAGCCGCGGCGAAGGACAACGTCGAGATTCTGTACACAAATGATTCCGAGGCCGGCCGGCAGGCGCAGCTGGTCCAGCAGGCCATCGACCAGAAGGTTGACGGCATCGCGGTCACCATCGCCAACCCGGGCGCTATGAAGGACGTGATGAAGAAGGCTGCTGACGCGGGCATACCGCTGGTCAGCTTCAACGCCGGCGGGGATGTCTCTGCACAGTTGGGCGCCTTTACCCACTTTGGCTCCAACGAGAACCTGGCCGGTGAAGCGGTGGGTTCCAAGCTGGCCGCAGACGGTTACAAGCATCCGATCTGCGTCATCATGGCGCAGGGTCAGGTGCAGCTTGAACAGCGGTGCGCGGGCGTGAAGGCCAAGGTCCCGGCCACCGAAATTCTCTACGTTGACGGCAAGGACATGACCTCGGTCCAGTCCACTGCGACGGCTAAGCTCCAGGCCTCCAAGGACGCCGATGTGATCATCGGTCTCGGCGCCCCGTACACAGTCACGCTGCTGAAAGCAGTGACAGACGCGAACAGCTCGATCAAAGTGGCGAGCTTCGACCTTAACCCTGCACTGGCTCAGGCGATCAACGACGGCAAGGTTCTCTTCACGGTGGATCAGCAGCCCTACTTGCAGGGTTACCTGGCAGTGGATGCGGTGTGGCAGAACAAGCGCGGTGGCTTCAAAGTTGGCGGCGGACAAGCGGTTCTGACCGGCCCCGCCATCGTGGACAAGTCCAACATCTCCGACGTGCTCAAGTACGTCCAACAGGGCATTCGCTAA
- a CDS encoding cupin domain-containing protein — MSITFQPTELFAGDLDASPLGPPLAEVLGDEIPTRIAIPFTSEDSRILSGVWEADPGLSRWEFLERGEAIHVLEGRMVVTRDGEEPITLEAGTAAIFPIGWQGTWEIQERIRKFFVIFAA, encoded by the coding sequence ATGAGCATAACTTTCCAGCCCACCGAACTCTTCGCCGGCGACCTCGACGCATCCCCGCTGGGCCCTCCGTTGGCCGAGGTGCTCGGCGACGAGATACCAACACGGATTGCCATTCCCTTCACCAGTGAGGACTCGCGCATCCTCTCGGGAGTCTGGGAGGCCGACCCGGGCCTCTCCCGGTGGGAGTTCCTGGAGCGCGGGGAGGCTATTCATGTCCTGGAAGGCCGCATGGTGGTCACCCGGGACGGCGAAGAACCGATCACCCTGGAAGCCGGAACCGCCGCCATCTTCCCGATCGGCTGGCAGGGAACTTGGGAGATCCAGGAGCGGATCAGGAAATTCTTTGTTATTTTCGCTGCCTGA
- a CDS encoding glyceraldehyde-3-phosphate dehydrogenase produces MGREALAEAMIPVIGRLYRENNVVTSIHGRSLINKSTMNILKAHRFARRVSKDELLLEETAPLLDTLAGLELGAAAIDIARLSQKFKEEGNGASLEEFLRAELADVVGKRGADDRTSTDVVLYGFGRIGRLLARLLIEKAGGGHGLRLRAIVVRRGSDKDLTKRASLLRRDSVHGPFEGTIRVDEDANTITANGVQVQVIYSDDPATIDYTAYGIKDALVVDNTGRWRDAEGLSQHLQSKGVARVLLTAPGKGALKNIVHGINHGSIEDTDRIVSAASCTTNAITPVLKAINDRFGVIHGHVETVHSFTNDQNLIDNFHKGDRRGRSAALNMVITETGAATAVAKALPELQGKLSGSSIRVPTPDVSLAILNLSLENGTTKDEVNGFLRDMSLHSDLRKQIDYIDSPEVVSTDFVGSRHAGVVDGLATISNGKNLVLYVWYDNEFGYSCQVVRVMEEMAGVNRPSFPARDVVQEAMSVLAALKSA; encoded by the coding sequence ATGGGCCGGGAGGCCCTCGCTGAGGCGATGATTCCGGTGATTGGCCGGCTGTACCGCGAAAACAACGTGGTGACCAGCATCCACGGCCGCAGCCTGATCAATAAGTCCACCATGAACATCCTGAAGGCACACCGGTTTGCCCGCCGTGTCAGCAAAGACGAGCTGCTCCTCGAGGAGACGGCACCGCTGCTGGACACCCTCGCCGGCCTGGAACTGGGTGCGGCAGCGATAGACATCGCCCGCCTCAGCCAGAAGTTCAAGGAAGAAGGCAACGGCGCGTCCCTGGAGGAGTTCCTCCGCGCCGAGCTGGCCGATGTCGTGGGCAAGCGCGGCGCCGACGACCGGACCAGCACCGACGTTGTGCTCTACGGCTTTGGCCGGATCGGCCGCCTGCTGGCCCGCCTCCTGATCGAAAAGGCCGGCGGCGGCCACGGCCTGCGCCTGCGTGCCATCGTGGTGCGCCGCGGATCGGACAAGGACCTTACCAAGCGTGCCAGCCTGCTGCGCCGCGACTCGGTCCACGGCCCGTTCGAGGGCACCATCCGGGTGGACGAGGACGCCAACACCATCACCGCCAACGGTGTGCAGGTCCAGGTCATCTACTCGGACGACCCGGCCACGATCGACTACACCGCCTACGGCATCAAGGATGCCCTGGTGGTGGACAACACCGGCCGCTGGCGCGACGCCGAGGGCCTGTCCCAGCACCTGCAGAGCAAGGGCGTTGCCCGGGTCCTGCTGACTGCTCCGGGCAAGGGCGCGCTGAAGAACATTGTGCACGGCATCAACCACGGCAGCATCGAGGACACCGACCGGATCGTCTCGGCGGCCTCCTGCACCACCAACGCCATCACCCCCGTCCTGAAGGCCATCAACGACAGATTCGGCGTGATTCACGGCCACGTCGAGACCGTCCACTCCTTCACCAATGACCAGAACCTGATCGACAACTTCCACAAGGGTGACCGTCGCGGCCGGTCCGCGGCACTGAACATGGTCATCACCGAGACCGGTGCCGCCACCGCCGTCGCGAAGGCGCTCCCGGAACTTCAGGGCAAGCTCTCCGGCAGTTCCATCCGCGTCCCCACCCCGGACGTCTCCCTGGCCATCCTGAACCTGAGCCTGGAAAACGGCACCACCAAGGATGAGGTGAACGGCTTCCTCCGCGACATGTCCCTGCATTCGGACCTGCGCAAGCAGATCGACTACATCGATTCGCCCGAGGTTGTGTCGACGGACTTCGTCGGTTCCCGCCATGCCGGCGTCGTGGATGGCCTTGCCACCATCTCCAACGGCAAGAACCTTGTCCTGTACGTCTGGTACGACAACGAGTTCGGCTACAGCTGCCAGGTTGTCCGGGTCATGGAGGAAATGGCCGGCGTCAACCGGCCCTCGTTCCCCGCAAGGGATGTGGTTCAGGAGGCCATGTCAGTGCTTGCCGCGTTGAAATCGGCCTAG
- a CDS encoding ABC transporter permease — MTITQTKTKTTTKTPAPDERVGQRSPFQKLLGRPEVGALVGAVVLFIFFALVSQTFTQPNALATILYGSSTIGIMAVGVSLLMIGGEFDLSTGVAVISSALTASLFSWNFSMNAWVGVVLALVVSLGIGFINGWILIKTKLPSFIVTLATFLMLTGLNLALTRLIGGSVSSPSISKLDGFDSARAVFASSISVGGVEVKITVFFWIILVAVASWVLLRTKVGNWIFAAGGDANAARAVGVPVTKTKIGLFMAVGFCGWILGMHNLFAFDAVQSGEGVGNEFLYIIAAVIGGCLLTGGYGSAVGGAIGAFIFGMANKGIVYAQWNPDWFKFFLGLMLLLATIVNLIVKRRAELK; from the coding sequence ATGACCATCACCCAGACAAAAACTAAGACAACGACCAAAACACCGGCGCCCGATGAGCGCGTGGGGCAACGTAGCCCGTTCCAGAAGCTTTTGGGCCGTCCGGAGGTGGGGGCGCTCGTAGGAGCTGTGGTTCTTTTTATCTTCTTCGCGTTGGTGTCGCAGACCTTCACCCAGCCGAACGCGTTGGCGACCATCCTGTATGGCAGTTCCACGATCGGGATCATGGCGGTGGGGGTATCGCTGCTGATGATCGGCGGCGAGTTCGACCTTTCGACCGGCGTCGCGGTGATTTCCTCGGCTCTGACGGCGTCCCTGTTTAGCTGGAATTTCTCGATGAATGCGTGGGTCGGTGTGGTGCTGGCGCTCGTCGTTTCGCTCGGGATCGGGTTTATTAACGGCTGGATCCTGATCAAAACGAAGCTGCCCAGCTTCATCGTGACCCTGGCGACGTTCCTAATGCTGACCGGCCTGAACCTGGCCCTGACCCGGCTGATCGGCGGCTCGGTCTCTTCCCCGTCGATTTCGAAGCTGGACGGTTTCGACTCGGCCCGGGCGGTGTTTGCTTCCTCGATCAGTGTGGGTGGCGTCGAGGTCAAGATCACCGTGTTTTTCTGGATCATCCTGGTCGCGGTGGCCTCGTGGGTGCTGCTGCGCACGAAGGTGGGCAACTGGATCTTCGCGGCCGGCGGCGACGCGAACGCTGCCCGCGCCGTGGGCGTCCCCGTCACCAAGACCAAGATCGGCCTGTTCATGGCAGTGGGTTTTTGCGGCTGGATCCTGGGCATGCACAACCTCTTCGCCTTCGATGCGGTGCAGTCAGGTGAGGGTGTGGGCAACGAGTTCCTGTACATCATCGCCGCGGTGATCGGCGGCTGCCTGCTGACCGGCGGCTACGGCTCGGCGGTGGGCGGCGCGATCGGCGCGTTCATCTTCGGCATGGCCAACAAGGGCATCGTGTATGCGCAGTGGAACCCGGACTGGTTCAAGTTCTTCCTGGGCCTGATGCTGCTGCTGGCCACCATCGTGAACCTCATCGTCAAGCGCCGCGCGGAACTCAAGTAA
- a CDS encoding ATP-dependent 6-phosphofructokinase, with protein sequence MKIGILTSGGDCPGLNAVIRGAVLKGIAIHGHEFVGFLDGWRGVVEGDIINIPRTMVRGIAKQGGTILGTSRTNPFENGGGPEVIKAHMDRLGVDAIIAIGGEGTLAAAKRLTDAGLKIVGVPKTVDNDLDATDYTFGFDTAVQIATEAIDRLRTTGESHHRCMIAEVMGRHVGWIALHAGMAAGAHAILIPEQKVSIEQIAQWVKEAHARGRAPLVVVAEGFVPEHMESPHSERGLDTFGRPRLGGIADRLAPELEARTGIETRATILGHIQRGGVPSAFDRVLATRLGMAAIDSVVEGYWGTMVALKGTDIRHVNFQEALGKLKTVPQDRYDEAAVLFG encoded by the coding sequence ATGAAAATTGGAATTCTCACCAGCGGTGGGGACTGCCCCGGGCTGAACGCCGTGATCCGCGGCGCGGTCCTCAAAGGCATCGCCATCCACGGCCACGAATTCGTGGGCTTCCTGGACGGCTGGCGCGGCGTGGTTGAAGGCGACATCATCAACATCCCCCGCACCATGGTCCGCGGCATCGCCAAGCAGGGCGGCACCATCTTGGGCACCTCCCGCACCAACCCCTTCGAAAACGGCGGCGGCCCCGAAGTCATCAAGGCCCACATGGACCGCCTCGGCGTTGACGCCATCATCGCCATCGGCGGCGAAGGAACCCTGGCCGCGGCAAAACGCCTCACCGACGCCGGCCTCAAGATCGTGGGCGTCCCCAAGACCGTGGACAACGACCTCGACGCCACCGACTACACCTTCGGCTTCGACACCGCCGTCCAGATCGCCACCGAAGCCATCGACCGGCTCCGCACCACCGGCGAGTCCCACCACCGCTGCATGATCGCCGAGGTCATGGGCCGGCACGTGGGCTGGATCGCCCTGCACGCGGGCATGGCCGCCGGCGCCCACGCCATCCTGATCCCGGAACAGAAAGTCAGCATCGAACAGATCGCCCAGTGGGTGAAGGAAGCCCATGCCCGCGGCCGCGCACCGCTGGTGGTGGTGGCCGAGGGCTTTGTTCCCGAACACATGGAATCCCCCCACTCCGAGCGCGGCCTGGACACCTTCGGCCGGCCCCGCCTGGGCGGCATCGCTGACCGGCTCGCCCCGGAACTGGAAGCCCGCACCGGCATCGAAACCAGAGCCACCATCCTCGGCCACATCCAGCGCGGCGGCGTTCCCTCCGCCTTCGACCGCGTCCTGGCCACCCGGCTGGGCATGGCCGCCATCGATTCGGTGGTGGAAGGTTACTGGGGCACCATGGTGGCGCTCAAGGGCACTGATATCAGGCACGTGAACTTCCAGGAAGCCTTGGGCAAGCTCAAGACGGTCCCCCAGGACCGCTACGACGAAGCAGCGGTCCTGTTCGGCTGA
- a CDS encoding Gfo/Idh/MocA family oxidoreductase, protein MSDKLRWGVLGTARIVRKTIPALQETKNGEVLAIASRSPEKAAEYAHKHGLPQAYGSYESLLAAPDIDAVYIALPNALHLEWILKSLDAGKHVLSEKPLAMSAAECREIARKSAETGRKVLEGFMYRFHPRFEKLQELLAANMVGTLTFVHVAHSFDAGDEDNIRWYTGLGGGALFDTGCYCVNISRMVTAQEPAQVAAFGNYRDAKDGGRIDTSIAGMLRFPGGATALFDTGVNLERRNYLEINGTQGRLYLDNPLGLLEEDSVLEEHHFGQETIYHKIKGENHFVRMGEHFADSILNGRPLRYDLTDATNNAQVLEALDKAARTPESV, encoded by the coding sequence ATGAGCGACAAACTGCGTTGGGGCGTTCTAGGTACCGCCCGGATCGTCCGCAAGACCATTCCGGCGTTGCAAGAGACAAAAAACGGTGAAGTCCTCGCCATAGCTTCGCGGAGCCCGGAGAAAGCCGCGGAGTATGCCCATAAGCATGGCCTCCCGCAGGCATATGGCTCATACGAGTCGTTGCTTGCCGCCCCCGACATCGACGCCGTCTACATCGCGCTGCCAAACGCGCTGCACCTCGAATGGATCCTCAAATCCTTGGATGCAGGCAAGCACGTCCTCTCCGAAAAACCCCTGGCGATGAGCGCCGCCGAGTGCCGGGAGATTGCCCGCAAATCCGCCGAGACCGGGCGCAAAGTCCTGGAAGGCTTTATGTACCGCTTTCACCCGCGTTTCGAGAAGCTGCAGGAACTGCTCGCCGCAAATATGGTGGGCACCTTGACGTTTGTCCATGTGGCGCATTCATTCGATGCGGGGGACGAGGACAACATCCGCTGGTACACCGGACTCGGCGGCGGCGCCCTCTTCGATACGGGGTGCTACTGCGTCAACATAAGCCGTATGGTCACCGCGCAGGAGCCGGCTCAGGTCGCCGCCTTTGGCAACTACCGGGATGCCAAGGACGGAGGCCGCATCGACACCAGCATTGCGGGCATGCTGCGCTTTCCCGGCGGCGCCACGGCTCTCTTTGACACCGGAGTAAACCTCGAGCGCCGCAACTATCTGGAGATTAACGGCACCCAGGGCCGGCTCTACCTCGACAATCCTCTTGGACTCCTGGAGGAGGACTCGGTCCTGGAGGAGCATCATTTCGGGCAGGAGACCATCTATCACAAGATCAAGGGCGAAAATCACTTTGTCCGGATGGGCGAACACTTCGCTGACAGTATCCTCAACGGTAGGCCGCTCCGCTACGACCTCACGGATGCGACAAACAACGCGCAGGTGTTGGAAGCGCTCGACAAGGCAGCACGGACACCGGAAAGCGTCTGA